The Toxorhynchites rutilus septentrionalis strain SRP chromosome 3, ASM2978413v1, whole genome shotgun sequence genome includes a region encoding these proteins:
- the LOC129772849 gene encoding protein PAT1 homolog 1-like isoform X1 codes for MDSFFDYDSSLPPADGKDTIHREVRTKFCPEDEYDALNDQTFGDPDKGDWENTHETLVQLEREDNLHSSHRSANGDASFYDENELEWHLSRFDFDDGDESVSSAADQSVDDDLITRMRLDPSIWDNSIETSENKLGIQSLFPNIQSENARSEFNNVYYPKFAAPQLPINMLSVADIERNIIQKQQQQLIRERNKQAKAARDSNQSREIRHTVPPVSSLVQPMVPNNQLLAIRSRMFPPPPILNHHSRLPIGFLPYSFLPTHYSTPIKNLAMHPGLMAGVGAHLGVLTYPRVPLPMHPAQIPNVQINQFNQRLVQEIQQNHPMLSYNRPSQYQCSQKMRDRNNGQHQRYINPTKDTDYDEYSNLMSNREKQWLIGIQLTQLNADIPYISDYYFTVYKERLAAIKGDEENKTYKDNQLNHPFTQPKGHAQLLLMSSLAKNCGMLNTKGGLTNHNRERKLSESKTNGDQQRTYTPLQFENSLGKLQCGSVTAPRKIIDMDVVGNEPTTTQGNASLELSMQRKSRHVLLHIETLFKIVLKLEDLKNPAAIEATLRAKEKGNKESVAQQQTISDDRVINLSLSSNSEPESFDELLAVLTSGLVKDKVVPILGVRKGKILLRRILVLLREHPFRWDLWNTIFSSIPFMLKKDRDDNEGVLFTLYTEFERHVQYSQFSDLLKLSQTIKLDRTLSYLTSCKFLLCSVITIIFQIETFFARAPSTIQQSEQNQWIECLESITSATSKLLGRATTKPTPQHIVQIDRDNNIILMVRNHFERFAANVKGNNFVDFITADPIAPQ; via the coding sequence ATGGATTCGTTTTTCGACTATGACTCGAGTTTGCCTCCGGCTGACGGAAAGGATACGATTCACAGAGAGGTCAGAACTAAATTTTGCCCGGAAGACGAATACGATGCATTAAACGATCAAACATTTGGTGATCCAGACAAAGGCGACTGGGAGAACACTCATGAAACGCTAGTTCAATTGGAAAGAGAGGACAATTTGCATTCGAGTCATAGAAGTGCAAATGGAGACGCGAGTTTCTATGACGAGAATGAATTAGAATGGCATCTTTCTCGCTTCGATTTCGACGATGGGGATGAGAGCGTAAGCAGTGCAGCCGATCAAAGTGTGGACGATGACCTGATCACAAGGATGCGTTTAGATCCAAGCATTTGGGACAATTCGATTGAAACCTCTGAGAATAAACTTGGCATCCAAAGTTTGTTTCCAAACATCCAGTCGGAAAACGCAAGGAGCGAATTCAATAATGTATATTACCCTAAATTCGCTGCACCACAACTTCCGATAAATATGCTATCGGTGGCAGACATTGAGcgaaacattatccaaaaacagcaacagcagctgaTACGAGAACGTAATAAACAGGCAAAGGCAGCACGAGACAGTAACCAAAGTAGAGAAATTAGACACACTGTTCCTCCGGTGAGTTCGTTAGTTCAGCCAATGGTGCCTAATAACCAGTTGTTAGCTATTAGGAGTCGGATGTTTCCTCCGCCACCAATACTAAACCATCATTCACGGTTGCCGATTGGATTTCTACCGTATAGTTTTTTGCCCACCCATTATTCCACGCCAATAAAGAATCTAGCGATGCATCCGGGTTTGATGGCTGGCGTTGGTGCCCATCTTGGTGTTTTGACCTATCCACGAGTTCCGTTGCCTATGCACCCCGCCCAGATCCCGAACGTTCAAATTAACCAGTTCAATCAACGACTTGTACAAGAAATTCAACAGAATCATCCGATGCTGTCATATAATCGCCCCAGCCAGTATCAGTGTTCGCAAAAAATGCGTGATCGCAACAACGGCCAGCACCAGCGATACATTAATCCGACAAAAGACACCGATTACGACGAATATTCCAATTTGATGTCTAACCGAGAAAAGCAATGGCTTATTGGAATACAGCTGACCCAACTGAACGCGGATATACCTTACATAAGTGATTACTATTTCACGGTCTACAAGGAGCGTTTAGCGGCGATTAAAGGGGATGAGGAAAACAAAACATACAAAGATAACCAGTTGAATCATCCATTTACGCAACCGAAAGGACACGCCCAACTTCTGCTCATGTCTTCGCTGGCGAAAAATTGTGGCATGTTGAACACTAAAGGCGGGCTCACCAACCACAATCGCGAACGAAAATTGTCCGAGTCAAAAACCAATGGTGACCAGCAACGCACGTATACACCGTTGCAGTTTGAAAACTCCCTAGGAAAATTGCAATGTGGGAGCGTTACTGCGCCACGAAAAATCATAGACATGGACGTGGTCGGTAATGAGCCGACGACAACACAGGGCAATGCCAGTTTGGAATTATCTATGCAGAGGAAGTCGCGCCATGTTTTGCTGCACATTGAAACGCTGTTCAAAATAGTGCTCAAACTGGAGGACCTCAAGAATCCAGCGGCTATCGAAGCGACTCTAAGAGCAAAGGAAAAAGGCAATAAGGAAAGTGTTGCACAACAACAAACGATATCTGACGATAGGGTGATTAATTTATCTCTTTCTTCAAACTCCGAGCCGGAAAGCTTCGACGAATTACTTGCGGTACTAACATCGGGTCTGGTTAAGGACAAGGTGGTGCCAATACTCGGTgtacgaaaaggtaaaatactCCTTCGACGTATTCTGGTGCTTCTGAGGGAGCATCCGTTTCGCTGGGATCTTTGGAACACAATTTTCTCGTCGATCCCATTTATGCTGAAGAAAGATCGAGACGACAATGAAGGGGTCTTATTTACGTTATATACGGAATTCGAGCGACATGTACAATACAGTCAGTTCTCGGATCTGCTAAAGCTATCGCAAACCATCAAACTGGATAGAACTCTCTCATATTTAACAAGCTGCAAATTCCTGCTGTGTTCGGTCATTACGATCATCTTCCAGATTGAAACCTTCTTCGCCCGAGCGCCGAGTACGATTCAACAGAGTGAACAGAACCAGTGGATCGAATGCTTGGAGTCGATCACCAGTGCCACCAGTAAACTCTTGGGCAGAGCAACAACGAAGCCAACGCCGCAGCACATTGTTCAAATCGACCGTGATAACAACATAATTCTAATGGTGCGCAATCATTTCGAACGATTTGCGGCAAATGTTAAAGGGAACAATTTTGTAGATTTTATTACGGCTGACCCAATCGCACCTCAATAA
- the LOC129772849 gene encoding protein PAT1 homolog 1-like isoform X2: MRLDPSIWDNSIETSENKLGIQSLFPNIQSENARSEFNNVYYPKFAAPQLPINMLSVADIERNIIQKQQQQLIRERNKQAKAARDSNQSREIRHTVPPVSSLVQPMVPNNQLLAIRSRMFPPPPILNHHSRLPIGFLPYSFLPTHYSTPIKNLAMHPGLMAGVGAHLGVLTYPRVPLPMHPAQIPNVQINQFNQRLVQEIQQNHPMLSYNRPSQYQCSQKMRDRNNGQHQRYINPTKDTDYDEYSNLMSNREKQWLIGIQLTQLNADIPYISDYYFTVYKERLAAIKGDEENKTYKDNQLNHPFTQPKGHAQLLLMSSLAKNCGMLNTKGGLTNHNRERKLSESKTNGDQQRTYTPLQFENSLGKLQCGSVTAPRKIIDMDVVGNEPTTTQGNASLELSMQRKSRHVLLHIETLFKIVLKLEDLKNPAAIEATLRAKEKGNKESVAQQQTISDDRVINLSLSSNSEPESFDELLAVLTSGLVKDKVVPILGVRKGKILLRRILVLLREHPFRWDLWNTIFSSIPFMLKKDRDDNEGVLFTLYTEFERHVQYSQFSDLLKLSQTIKLDRTLSYLTSCKFLLCSVITIIFQIETFFARAPSTIQQSEQNQWIECLESITSATSKLLGRATTKPTPQHIVQIDRDNNIILMVRNHFERFAANVKGNNFVDFITADPIAPQ, from the coding sequence ATGCGTTTAGATCCAAGCATTTGGGACAATTCGATTGAAACCTCTGAGAATAAACTTGGCATCCAAAGTTTGTTTCCAAACATCCAGTCGGAAAACGCAAGGAGCGAATTCAATAATGTATATTACCCTAAATTCGCTGCACCACAACTTCCGATAAATATGCTATCGGTGGCAGACATTGAGcgaaacattatccaaaaacagcaacagcagctgaTACGAGAACGTAATAAACAGGCAAAGGCAGCACGAGACAGTAACCAAAGTAGAGAAATTAGACACACTGTTCCTCCGGTGAGTTCGTTAGTTCAGCCAATGGTGCCTAATAACCAGTTGTTAGCTATTAGGAGTCGGATGTTTCCTCCGCCACCAATACTAAACCATCATTCACGGTTGCCGATTGGATTTCTACCGTATAGTTTTTTGCCCACCCATTATTCCACGCCAATAAAGAATCTAGCGATGCATCCGGGTTTGATGGCTGGCGTTGGTGCCCATCTTGGTGTTTTGACCTATCCACGAGTTCCGTTGCCTATGCACCCCGCCCAGATCCCGAACGTTCAAATTAACCAGTTCAATCAACGACTTGTACAAGAAATTCAACAGAATCATCCGATGCTGTCATATAATCGCCCCAGCCAGTATCAGTGTTCGCAAAAAATGCGTGATCGCAACAACGGCCAGCACCAGCGATACATTAATCCGACAAAAGACACCGATTACGACGAATATTCCAATTTGATGTCTAACCGAGAAAAGCAATGGCTTATTGGAATACAGCTGACCCAACTGAACGCGGATATACCTTACATAAGTGATTACTATTTCACGGTCTACAAGGAGCGTTTAGCGGCGATTAAAGGGGATGAGGAAAACAAAACATACAAAGATAACCAGTTGAATCATCCATTTACGCAACCGAAAGGACACGCCCAACTTCTGCTCATGTCTTCGCTGGCGAAAAATTGTGGCATGTTGAACACTAAAGGCGGGCTCACCAACCACAATCGCGAACGAAAATTGTCCGAGTCAAAAACCAATGGTGACCAGCAACGCACGTATACACCGTTGCAGTTTGAAAACTCCCTAGGAAAATTGCAATGTGGGAGCGTTACTGCGCCACGAAAAATCATAGACATGGACGTGGTCGGTAATGAGCCGACGACAACACAGGGCAATGCCAGTTTGGAATTATCTATGCAGAGGAAGTCGCGCCATGTTTTGCTGCACATTGAAACGCTGTTCAAAATAGTGCTCAAACTGGAGGACCTCAAGAATCCAGCGGCTATCGAAGCGACTCTAAGAGCAAAGGAAAAAGGCAATAAGGAAAGTGTTGCACAACAACAAACGATATCTGACGATAGGGTGATTAATTTATCTCTTTCTTCAAACTCCGAGCCGGAAAGCTTCGACGAATTACTTGCGGTACTAACATCGGGTCTGGTTAAGGACAAGGTGGTGCCAATACTCGGTgtacgaaaaggtaaaatactCCTTCGACGTATTCTGGTGCTTCTGAGGGAGCATCCGTTTCGCTGGGATCTTTGGAACACAATTTTCTCGTCGATCCCATTTATGCTGAAGAAAGATCGAGACGACAATGAAGGGGTCTTATTTACGTTATATACGGAATTCGAGCGACATGTACAATACAGTCAGTTCTCGGATCTGCTAAAGCTATCGCAAACCATCAAACTGGATAGAACTCTCTCATATTTAACAAGCTGCAAATTCCTGCTGTGTTCGGTCATTACGATCATCTTCCAGATTGAAACCTTCTTCGCCCGAGCGCCGAGTACGATTCAACAGAGTGAACAGAACCAGTGGATCGAATGCTTGGAGTCGATCACCAGTGCCACCAGTAAACTCTTGGGCAGAGCAACAACGAAGCCAACGCCGCAGCACATTGTTCAAATCGACCGTGATAACAACATAATTCTAATGGTGCGCAATCATTTCGAACGATTTGCGGCAAATGTTAAAGGGAACAATTTTGTAGATTTTATTACGGCTGACCCAATCGCACCTCAATAA
- the LOC129772850 gene encoding syntenin-1-like gives MSLYPSLEDMQVDKILQSQNTAVADASAAQQRQQLAYQDAPPAYTMNPYPEIHNINVSPITTSGEKARKSADFSYPDLADYLGLELSQEVIAANMPEYLNRDKRVAYQQLDASPVTVVNNTTMVAPISGSSVGLQRGQVTNGIRELILCKGSDKKVGLRAQSINKGVFVCLVVRNSPAAIAGLRFGDQILQINGTLVAGYSVDDVHKLLKKSDKNNISLVVRDRPFERAVILHKDSTGHVGFQFNDGKITAIVKDSSAARNGLLIDHQILEVNGQNVIAMKDKEISNIITNGGNIITLTIIPSMIYDVIMKKLSSSFIRGKMDHSIPDF, from the exons ATGTCGCTTTATCCGTCACTTGAGGACATGCAGGTGGATAAAATCCTCCAATCGCAGAATACTGCGGTGGCAGATGCTTCCGCAGCACAACAGCGACAGCAACTAGCCTACCAGGATGCTCCACCAGCATACACTATGAACCCATACCCTGAAATACACAATATCAATGTATCTCCCATCACAACCAGCGGAGAAAAGGCCAGAAAATCGGCAGATTTCTCATATCCGGATTTGGCGGATTATTTGGGCTTAGAATTGAGCCAAGAAGTAATAGCGGCCAATATGCCAGAATACTTGAACAGAGATAAGCGGGTAGCTTACCAGCAATTGGACGCCTCGCCAGTGACGGTCGTCAATAATACTACCATGGTAGCACCTATTTCAGGTTCATCGGTTGGCTTACAACGTGGTCAGGTCACAAATGGAATCCGGGAG TTGATACTATGCAAAGGCTCGGACAAAAAGGTTGGGCTTCGTGCACAATCTATCAACAAAGGAGTATTTGTATGCCTTGTGGTTAGGAATAGTCCGGCTGCCATTGCTGGACTCAGATTTGGGGACCAAATTCTCCAAATCAATGGAACGCTCGTTGCTGGTTATTCCGTGGACGATGTTCATAAATTATTAAAGAAGAGCGACAAGAATAACATCTCTCTGGTGGTTCGAGATCGGCCTTTTGAACGAGCTGTGATTCTTCACAAGGACTCCACTGGGCATGTTGGTTTCCAGTTTAATGACGGAAAAATTACTGCTATTGTGAAGGATTCATCGGCTGCTCGAAATGGCCTATTGATCGATCACCAAATACTTGAAGTCAACGGACAGAATGTAATTGCCATGAAGGACAAGGAGATATCTAATATTATCACGAATGGAGGAAATATTATAACATTGACTATCATCCCAAGTATGATATACGATGTGATAATGAAGAAACTTTCATCCTCGTTCATCAGGGGAAAAATGGATCATTCGATACCAGACTTTTAA